The Kitasatospora setae KM-6054 genome contains a region encoding:
- the wecB gene encoding non-hydrolyzing UDP-N-acetylglucosamine 2-epimerase, translated as MRSVAVVLGTRPEAIKFAPVIRALQADPRFDPVVISTGQHRQMLDDTLEAFGLKPDIDLEIMAPKQTLSQVTYRCLRGLGEQFGKLSTEAVLVHGDTATTLAAALSGFHHQIPVIHVEAGLRSGFLGSPFPEEGNRRLVAQIAALHLAPTPGNHANLLREGIAEETIVVTGNTVIDALQWASGRSDSYGDPALADLDTDPRRVILASAHRREAWPHLPQIAQALVDIADEPDVRVIVPLHRNPVVREAMLPRIGGHPNITVVDPLPYLSFSKLMRRADIIVSDSSGSQEEGPALGKPTLVLGSVTERSEAVVAGTARLVGTTTEGIVAATTELLRNPAEYLRMATAANPYGDGCATERTVGAIAHFFGDGPAVDPFVPGVEVDEFAVELARRAPFARA; from the coding sequence GCGCCGGTCATCCGGGCACTCCAGGCCGACCCCCGCTTCGACCCCGTCGTCATCTCCACCGGCCAGCACCGGCAGATGCTCGACGACACCCTGGAGGCGTTCGGCCTCAAGCCGGACATCGACCTGGAGATCATGGCCCCCAAGCAGACCCTCTCCCAGGTCACCTACCGCTGCCTGCGCGGCCTGGGCGAGCAGTTCGGCAAGCTCTCCACCGAGGCGGTCCTGGTGCACGGCGACACCGCCACCACCCTCGCCGCCGCCCTCTCCGGCTTCCACCACCAGATACCCGTCATCCACGTCGAAGCCGGCCTGCGCAGCGGATTCCTGGGATCGCCCTTCCCCGAGGAGGGCAACCGCCGCCTCGTCGCCCAGATCGCGGCCCTCCACCTCGCGCCGACCCCCGGCAACCACGCCAACCTGCTGCGCGAGGGCATCGCCGAGGAGACCATCGTCGTCACCGGCAACACCGTCATCGACGCCCTCCAGTGGGCCAGCGGACGCTCCGACTCCTACGGGGACCCGGCCCTCGCCGACCTGGACACCGACCCGCGGCGGGTCATCCTCGCCTCCGCCCACCGCCGCGAGGCCTGGCCGCACCTGCCCCAGATCGCCCAGGCCCTGGTCGACATCGCCGACGAGCCCGACGTACGCGTCATCGTCCCGCTGCACCGCAACCCCGTCGTCCGCGAGGCGATGCTCCCCCGGATCGGCGGACACCCGAACATCACCGTCGTCGACCCGCTGCCCTACCTCAGCTTCAGCAAGCTCATGCGCCGCGCCGACATCATCGTCTCCGACAGCAGCGGCTCCCAGGAGGAAGGCCCCGCCCTGGGCAAGCCCACCCTGGTCCTGGGCAGCGTGACCGAACGCTCGGAGGCCGTCGTCGCCGGCACCGCCCGGCTGGTCGGCACCACCACCGAGGGCATCGTCGCCGCCACCACCGAACTGCTGCGCAACCCCGCCGAGTACCTGCGCATGGCCACCGCCGCCAACCCCTACGGCGACGGCTGCGCCACCGAGCGCACCGTCGGCGCCATCGCCCACTTCTTCGGCGACGGCCCCGCCGTGGACCCCTTCGTCCCCGGCGTCGAGGTCGACGAGTTCGCCGTGGAGCTCGCCCGCCGCGCACCGTTCGCGAGGGCCTGA